The Tamandua tetradactyla isolate mTamTet1 chromosome 8, mTamTet1.pri, whole genome shotgun sequence genome includes a window with the following:
- the LOC143643495 gene encoding olfactory receptor 51E2, whose product MTSCNFTHATFVLIGVPGLEEAHFWMGFPLLSMYVMAIFGNCIVVFIIRTERSLHAPMYLFLCMLAVIDLALSTSTMPKILAIFWFDSREITFDACLVQMFFIHALSAVESTILLAMAFDRYVAICHPLRHAAVLNNTVTAQICMVAVVRGSLFFFPLPLLIKRLNFCHSNVLSYSYCVHQDVMNLARTDTMPNVVYGLTAILLVMGVDVMFISLSYFLIIRTVLQLPSKSERAKAFGTCVSHISVVLAFYVPLIGLSVAHRFGNSLDPIVHVLMGDIYLLLPPVINPIIYGAKTKEIRTRMLAMFKISCDKDLQTVGSS is encoded by the coding sequence ATGACTTCTTGCAACTTCACACATGCCACCTTTGTGCTTATTGGTGTTCCAGGACTAGAAGAAGCCCATTTCTGGATGGGCTTTCCTCTGCTTTCAATGTATGTCatggcaatatttggaaactgcatcgTGGTCTTCATCATAAGGACTGAGCGCAGTCTGCACGCTCCCATGTATCTTTTCCTCTGCATGCTGGCAGTAATCGATCTGGCCTTGTCTACATCCACCATGCCCAAGATTCTTGCCATCTTCTGGTTTGACTCCCGGGAGATTACATTTGATGCCTGCCTTGTCCAGATGTTCTTTATTCATGCTCTCTCAGCTGTTGAATCCACCATCCTTCTGGCCATGGCCTTTGACcgttatgtggccatctgtcacccaTTACGCCACGCTGCAGTGCTCAACAACACAGTAACAGCCCAGATTTGCATGGTGGCCGTGGTCCGTggatctctcttcttttttccactGCCTCTGCTCATCAAGCGACTGAACTTCTGCCACTCTAATGTGCTCTCATATTCCTATTGTGTGCACCAGGATGTGATGAACTTGGCCCGTACAGACACTATGCCCAATGTGGTCTACGGTCTTACCGCCATCCTGCTGGTCATGGGTGTGGATGTCATGTTCATCTCcctatcttattttttaattatacgAACTGTTCTTCAGCTACCTTCCAAGTCAGAGCGGGCCAAGGCCTTTGGGACCTGTGTGTCACACATCAGTGTGGTTCTGGCCTTCTATGTGCCACTCATTGGCCTCTCAGTGGCGCACCGTTTTGGAAACAGCCTTGATCCCATTGTACATGTTCTCATGGGTGATATCTATCTGCTTTTGCCTCCTGTGATCAATCCCATCATCTATGGTGCCAAGACCAAAGAGATCAGAACACGCATGCTGGCCATGTTCAAGATCAGCTGTGACAAGGACCTTCAGACTGTGGGAAGCAGTTGA
- the LOC143643496 gene encoding olfactory receptor OR51C1-like, with protein MPTFQNTTSSSIIFLLTGVPGLEAFHTWISIPFCFLYITALSGNSLILFAIVNQPSLHKPMYYFLSMLSTTDLGLSISTLVTMLGIFWFNAREISFNACLSQMFFIQLFTVMESSVLLAMAFDRFVAISNPLRYASILTASRIAQIGVVTVIRGTLMLTPVVTLLKRLSFCHSHVLHHSYCFHPDVMKLSCTDTRINSAVGLTAMISTVGLDSIFILLSYGLIMKTVLSIASPEERKKTFSTCTSHVGAVAIFYIPLISLSFVHRFGKRAPAYVHTLIANTYLLIPPTLNPIIYSVKTKPIRRAVLKILHSKNI; from the coding sequence ATGCCAACTTTCCAGAATACCACATCTTCTTCCATCATTTTCTTGCTAACTGGTGTTCCTGGGCTGGAAGCCTTCCACACCTGGATCTCCATTCCCTTCTGCTTTCTCTATATAACTGCCCTCTCAGGAAACAGCCTGATTCTCTTTGCCATTGTCAATCAGCCCAGCCTCCACAAACCCATGTATTATTTTCTCTCCATGCTGTCCACCACTGACCTCGGCTTGTCCATATCCACTCTGGTCACCATGTTGGGGATATTCTGGTTCAATGCCAGGGAGATCAGCTTTAATGCCTGCTTGTCACAGATGTTCTTTATCCAGCTCTTCACTGTCATGGAATCCTCAGTGCTGTTGGCCATGGCCTTTGACCGTTTTGTGGCCATCTCTAATCCTCTTAGGTATGCCTCCATTTtaacagcctccagaatagcccaGATTGGGGTGGTGACTGTCATCAGGGGGACACTAATGCTGACACCAGTAGTAACACTTCTTAAACGACTGTCTTTCTGCCACAGCCACGTGCTCCACCACTCTTACTGCTTCCACCCTGATGTAATGAAGCTCTCATGCACAGATACCAGGATCAATAGTGCAGTTGGGTTGACTGCTATGATCTCTACTGTTGGTCTGGACTCAATCTTCATCCTTCTTTCCTATGGTTTGATCATGAAGACTGTCCTTAGCATTGCATCTccagaagagaggaagaagaCCTTCAGCACATGTACCTCTCATGTTGGAGCTGTGGCTATATTCTATATTCCACTGATCAGTCTGTCCTTTGTCCACAGATTTGGGAAACGAGCCCCAGCCTATGTCCATACTCTGATTGCTAACACCTACCTGCTGATTCCTCCCACACTGAACCCCATCATCTATAGTGTGAAGACTAAACCGATACGCAGGGCTGTGCTAAAAATTCTTCATTCCAAAAACATATAG